From a region of the Malania oleifera isolate guangnan ecotype guangnan chromosome 12, ASM2987363v1, whole genome shotgun sequence genome:
- the LOC131143911 gene encoding uncharacterized protein LOC131143911: protein MQKMKVDDIDCWKAGRLPVVVQRGEGDGDSPGALAGATKRWQVVGSSGGIPAVVQWGEGDGDIPKASIAVTKRWRVVGSNGGRCVPKEPHSFSEASKYSAWRDAMATEFHALLQNHTWDLVSYTSAPNVLGSKWVLCTKYHVDGYLERRKLVTIQILISIVVTSVLHQLDNQNVFLYGDLEEAIYMWQPPGFENLDFPNHVCKLRKSLYGLKQAPCACFSKLTYKYFSDFLKCTNMHNSKPVSTPMASFARLAALDGPSFEDPHLYRSVVLKVSFVSSKDHLADIFTKPLSTAHFHLLKSNLALSPVPLGSQGDIKATVIVDEDSTKTSSKAPLIYENMSSKSKMSGRIPYNKKW, encoded by the exons ATGCAGAAAATGAAAGTGGATGATATTGACT GCTGGAAGGCTGGAAGGCTTCCGGTGGTTGTTCAGCGAGGCGAAGGAGACGGGGACAGCCCCGGAGCCTTAGCGGGGGCGACAAAGAGATGGCAAGTGGTAGGTAGCAGCGGTGGGATTCCAGCAGTTGTTCAATGGGGCGAAGGCGATGGGGACATACCCAAAGCCTCAATAGCGGTGACAAAGAGATGGCGAGTGGTGGGTAGCAACGGCGGCCGCTGCG TTCCTAAAGAGCCACACTCCTTTTCTGAAGCTTCTAAATACTCTGCTTGGCGTGATGCTATGGCAACTGAATTCCATGCCTTGCTTCAGAATCACACCTGGGATTTAGTATCCTACACCTCTGCTCCTAATGTTCTTGGTTCAAAGTGGGTTCTTTGCACCAAATACCATGTCGATGGCTATCTAGAGCGCCGCAAG CTAGTCACTATTCAGATTCTTATCTCCATTGTTGTCACCTCCGTATTACATCAATTGGACAATCAGAATGTGTTTCTTTATGGGGACTTGGAGGAGGCTATTTACATGTGGCAACCACCTGGCTTTGAGAATCTGGACTTCCCCAACCATGTTTGTAAGTTGCGTAAATCCCTATATGGCCTTAAACAGGCTCCTTGCGCCTGCTTTTCTAAGCTCACT TATAAGTATTTCTCCGattttctaaagtgtactaacaTGCATAATTCAAAGCCTGTTTCCACTCCCATGGCTTCTTTTGCTCGTCTTGCTGCTCTTGATGGCCCATCGTTTGAGGATCCTCATCTATATCGCAGTGTG GTGCTTAAGGTCTCATTTGTTTCCAGTAAGGATCACTTGGCGGATATATTCACTAAGCCCCTTTCTactgctcattttcatcttctcAAATCCAACCTCGCCCTTTCTCCAGTGCCGCTTGGATCGCAGGGGGATATTAAGGCAACCGTTATTGTAGATGAAGATTCCACCAAGACCTCCTCAAAGGCACCTTTGATCTATGAGAATATGTCATCAAAATCAAAAATGTCTGGAAGGATTCCATATAACAAGAAATGGTGA